The DNA window ATGCCTCGCGAGGATTTCCCAGAAATCATCGAAAACAAAGTGTATATCTCCTCAGTATTTCCCGGAAATTCTGCCGAAGATGTCGAGAAATTGGTCATCAAACCATTAGAAAAAGAAATCAAAAACATTAGTGGTGTCACCAAAGTCACTTCGAGCTCGTTTCAAGATTACGGAATGATCATCGCTGAGTTCGATGACGACGTTTCTATTGATGCGGCCAAAGTTAAAGTAAAAGACAAAGTTGATAATGCCAAAGCCGAAACGGATTGGCCCAATCTAGACAACGGCAGCAAGGTCGAACCCAATGTATTCGAATTGAACATTTCGGAGGAAGTACCCATTTTAAACATCAATCTGCAAGGAAATTACACTACCCAACAGCTTAAAAAATACGGAGAACTAATTCAAGATGATCTCGAAGAAATCTCCGAAGTGAAACAAGTGGATATCCTCGGTGTCGATGACAAAGAAGTAGAAATTGCGGTAGATATTTTCAAAATGACCGCTGCACAAGTGACATTCGACGAAATTCAGAATGCGGTAAAATATGAAAATATGACGCTTTCTGGAGGAAATTTGGTTTCGCAAGGTTCTAGAAATAACATTCGAATCGTGGGCGAAATCAAAGACCCGAAAGAATTGGAGAATATCATCGTGAAGTCGTATGGCGGAACAGTGTACCTAAAAGATATTGCGGTAGTGAGTTTCAAAGAGAAAGAAAAAACGACTTACGCTCGCGAAAAAGGTACCGAAGTAGTAATGCTTAGCGTGAAAAAACGTTCGGGACAAAATATGATTTCGGCAATCGAACAGGTGAAAGAACGAATCGAAAAAGCCCAAGGTACTTATTTGCCAAAGAACTTGAAAATCGAAATGACCAACGACCAATCTTCTCGTGTGGAACATCAGGTGGATGAATTGTCGAATCACATTATTTTTGGGATAATTCTGGTAATGATTGTGTTGATGTTTACAATGGGATTGCGAAATTCCTTGTTTGTAGGAGCAGCAATTCCGTTATCGATGATGATTGCTTTTGCTATACTTTCGGCTTTAGGATTAACCCTGAACACAATGGTATTGTTTGGATTAGTAATGGGATTAGGTATGCTAGTCGATGACGGAATTGTGGTTGTCGATAACGTATTTGCCAATATGAAAAAAGGAATGGATCGAGTAACCGCTTCCAAAGTGGGTATTGGCGAAATCGCTTGGCCTGTAATTTCTTCGACAGCGACCACCTTGATGGCGTTTTTACCATTCGCTTTATGGCCTGGAACGATGGGTAAATTTATGAAATATTTCCCAATGACTTTGACCGTAACGCTTACCGCATCCTTATTTGTGGCAATGGTAGTCAATGCAGCAATGACGGGAGGTTCGATGGATACCGAAGATAGAAATATTTCGAAAAAGAGCTTGAAATTCTATACGATTCTATTTTTGGCTTTCGGAATATTCTTGGCATTTATTGGGTCAAAATACACGTATGACAGTAAATTCTTAAGAGGAATTGGACATTTATTGTTGATGGCAACAGGCCTAATGTGGTTGTATTTCCTTAAATTGTACCAATGGACACAAGATTTCCAACACAGTTTTTTCCCTAGAATGGAAGAGAAATACAAAGTGTTTTTAGCCAAAATTCTAACGAAGAGAAATTCTTGGATTGCCTTAGTGTCTATTATTGGAATGTTGTTTTTCTCTTTTATTTTACTAGGGGTTTTCCCGAGAAAAGTATTGTTTTTCCCGGATAATATTCCCAATCAGGTGATTGCTTATATCGAATATCCACAAGGAACCTCGATCGAAAAAACCAACAAAGCAACCCTTTTTGTAGAGAAACAAGTCATTAGTATTTTAGAAAAATACGTAGATCCCAAAACCGACAAAAACTTCCTTGCCGAATCTATTGTATCGCAAGTGGGAATAGGTGCTGGAAATCCAAATGTCGATGCTGGTTCAGCGGCAGAAACACCCTTCAAAGGAAAAGTTACCGTCAGTTTCTCTGAATTCAAGTTCCGTCAGGGGATTAATACAGCGGATATTTTAGAGGAAATCCGCGCCAAAGTTAAAGGTATTGCGGGAGCCACTATTACGGTCGAAAAAGATGCCAATGGACCACCAGCGGGTTATCCTATTAGTATCGAATTGAAAGGTAGCGATTATGAATTGATGTTGAAAGAAGCCGATAAAATGATTGCTTTTGTCAATTCGAAAAACATTCCTGGTATCGAAAAACTAAGTATTGACGTCAACAGAGACAGCCCTGAACTACAGGTAAAAGTAGATAGAGCAAACGCCGGAAGTATGGGAGTTTCAACCGGACAATTGGGTTTTGCCTTGCGTCGTTCGGTTTACGGTCAAGAAATTTCGACTTACAAAGAAGGCGATGACGATTACAACATTGTGATGCGTATGCAGGACGATCAGCGCAAGAACGAAAACATACTTTTCAATCAATCGTTGACCTTCAGAAACCAAAATAACGGACAAATTCAGCAAATTCCGATTTCGGCAATTTCTCAAACTGAGAAAACAAAAACCTACAATCAGATTAAAAGAAAAAACCAAAAACGAATAATGACTATTTATTCGAATGTTTTGACCGGTTTTAATGGGGATGAAATTACCAAACAAATTCAGTCTGAATTGCAACATTATGAATTGCCGGCTGATGTTAGCTATTCCTTCTCTGGAGTTCAAGAAGAGCAAGGTAAAAATCAAAGTTTCTTGATGTACGCATTGTTCTTGGCGCTGGCAGGGATTACGCTGATCATTGTACTTCAATTTAATTCGGTTTCGAAAACAGTGGTGATTTTGTTCACGGTTATCTTGAGTTTTAGTGGTGTTTTCTATGGTTATGTCATTGCAGGAATGGATTTTGTGATCCTAATGACGATGATGGGAATTATCTCGCTGGCTGGTATTGTAGTGAAAAACGGAATCGTACTGATGGATTTCTTCGTTTTATTATTAGACAAAAAAGTTACCGATAAAAAACTGAAAAGCCACGACGATTTAAACTTAGAAGAAATCAAAGAAGTCATCATCGAATCTGGAAAATCGCGTTTGCGTCCGGTGTTATTGACGGCTTTAACGGCAGTTTTAGGATTGATTCCCTTGGCAATTGGATTGAACTTTGACTTCTTTACCTTGATTACCGATTTCAATCCTCACTTTTTCATTGGGGGTGACAACGTAATATTCTGGGGACCTTTGGCTTGGACCATCATCTTCGGATTGACGTATGCCACAGTATTGACACTAATTATGGTTCCGGTTATGTTCTATTTAGTAAAAAGAACCAAATACTGGTTGCGTGATAGAAGATTGGCTAGAGTTACTGCGGAATAACTTTTCAACATAAATTTCAAAACCACTCAAGATTCTATTTTGGGTGGTTTTTTTGTTTTTTGTCTTCACAGTTATAACAACTCCCACTCAAAGCGTACTCAAAGCGTGCTCAAAGCTTAGGCTGTGGTACCCCAACTCAAGGAACTATTTTTAATAAAGATGATTTTCCACTCCAGAAAAATAACTTCTCATACCCGAAATTCATAGCTCAAAATTTGTATTTTTGGTCTTTTGTGCCCTTAGCGTTTTTTTGACGAAAAGACCTTAGGAACTGCATTTTAGAAAAAAAATAATTATTTCTGAACTTAATAACAAAAAATGAATAAAAAAGTATTTGTAAGTGGTTGTTATGACATGCTACATAGCGGACACATAGCCTTTTTTGAAGAGGCAGCGCAACATGGCGATTTATATGTAGGCATTGGTTCGGATAAAACCATCAACGAATTGAAAGCTCGAAAAACCATCAATCCCGACTCGGAGCGGTTGTACATGGTTAACTCATTAAAAGTGGTAAAAGAAGCTTGGATCAATCGTGGAAGCGGATTACTCGATTTTTTAGAAGAACTACATACGTTAAAACCCGATATTTTCTTTGTAAACACCGATGGCCATACGCCTCAAAAAGAAGCGTTGTGTAAAGAAATGAATATCGAATACGTCGTTAGCAAACGCATACCTCACGGCAATTTACCCGCTCGTTCCACAACAGCATTGCGTCAAGAATGCAGAATACCGTATCGTATTGATATTGCTGGAGGTTGGCTCGATCAACCCTATGTGAGCAAATATGCAAGTGGTTCAGTAATTACAATTTGTGTTGAACCCGATTTTGAATTTAACGACCGCAGCGGAATGTCGACCAGCAGTCGAAAAAAAGCCATTGAACTTTGGCATACCGATATCCCTGATGGCGATAAAGAAAAGCTGGCAAAAACCCTGTTTTGTTTTGAGAATCCTCCAGGAACTAAATATGTTAGTGGCTCTCAAGATGCGCTTGGGATCACAATGCCTGGTTTAAATAAATATTTGTACGAAGGAACTTATTGGCCTTCAGACATACAAACGTTAATGGTACCTGATTTGTTAGAATGGATTGAACAACGCATTTGGATGATTCCACTGTATCCCCGTGAAATGGATTACGATGTGTTAGCAAATACACAAATAGACGAAAAAGGAGCACAATGGTTAAGCAAAGCTACCGATGCGTGTTGGAAAGCATTGCAACAGCAGGACGCACAAGCTGTTGGAAAAGCAATGACGCAAAGCTTTGAAGCTCAAATTTCTATGTTCCCAAATATGGTAACACCAGATATTCTAGCTCAAATCGATGTGTACAAAAAAGATATTTTAGGATGGAAAGTAAGCGGTGCTGGTGGTGGTGGCTATTTAATTTTCTTTAGTGAAAACCCTATCGGAAACGCCATTCAAATAAGGATTAGAAGATAATCAAAAATTAGAAATGATGAAAAAAAACAGTAAAGAGGTAAACCGCAGAGACTTTTTAAAAATAACTTCAAGATTTACTGCAGCAACAATCTTTATAGGCTTAGGAGGTTCAGAGCTATTTGCCGCCAATCACGAAAACCACAATGAAATTTCAATTCCAACGGTGACTCTCAACAACGGAATAAAAATGCCAAGACTAGGATTTGGTACAAATACCCTTGTTGATGCGGTAGGTGTTCGAAGTGTTTCCGAAGCCATTTCAGTAGGGTATCGTCTGATTGACACTGCTCATATTTACGGCAATGAAGCCGCCGTAGGAGAAGGAATCAGGCTAAGTGGCATTGATAGAAAGAAATTGTTTGTAACATCAAAACTTTGGGTTGACTTTGCGGGTTATGAAAAAACTAAAAAAGCATTTGAAACTTCCATAAAAAAATTAGGGGTAGATTATCTTGATCTTTATCTCATCCATAGACCGAGAGGAGATGTAAAAGGGTCTTGGCAGGCAATGGAAGAGCTTGTCGCCGCAGGTAAAATTAGAGCCATTGGCGTGAGCAATTTTGACCCTGAACAACTAAAGGAGTTAATGTCTTATGCTAAAATTGTACCTGCAATCAACCAAATCGAAACCAATGTCTTTCTTCAAGAAAGTATTTTATATCCTTTCTTGAAAGGTTCTGCAACACAAATGGAAGCTTGGTCTCCCCTAGCTGCAGGCCGCAGCGGAATATTTAGCAATCCTACACTCGCTGCAATCGGCAAAAAATATGAAAAGAGTATTGCGCAGGTATGCTTAAGATGGCACTACCAGCGGGGAGTTATTGCCATCCCAAGATCTTCCCAAAAAGCACACATGATTGAAAATCTAAATATTTTTGATTTTGAACTTACGGCGTCTGATATGCAAACCATAGCATCGATGGATATAAATACTACTCAATTTCCGGAGTGGAAATGAGAAAAATAAATTCTTTTTTTAGCGTTTTTAGTTTCTGCAGACCCTAATTAAGTGTCTATTTGAAAAAAAACTATACAAAACAAAATCATCTAATTTTGGAATCAAGCAAAACTAGACCATTATTAAACTCAAAATCGGCTGTTGCAAAAACTTGCGACAGCCGATTTTTTTATAGACGCTACAGTATTGATTTAATACACAGAAAGAGCTATTTGTTTTCTAAATTATCACTCAAATTTCTGTCATCATGAACGTCTTTCTCTGTAGTAAATTTAAAAAAATAGTTTTTACCAAAAAAATATTCGACGAAGAATTTGACTGAATTTTACAAAAATCAAATCATTTTATCTTTTTGTCAAAACTAGTCTTACAACTAGTTCAACAGCGAATCCAATTGTTTTATCAATTCAGCTGACGAAGGTCTAGGCGCATCTGATTTTACAACTTTCCCGGCGGGATCAATCAAAATAAATCTTGGAATAGAATTAATTCCAAAACTCTTCATAAAATCAGAATTCCAGTTTTTGTCGGCAAAAAGTTGTATCCCTCCTAATTGTTTTTCGCTAACAAAAGTTTTCCATTTCTCGTGGTCTTTATCAACATCGACCGAAATACTCACAAATTCAATATTTTTACCGTGATATTTTTCTTCTACCTTTTTCAACGAAGGAATTTCGGCTCGACAAGGACCACACCAAGTAGCCCATACATCGATATACACATATTTCCCTTTCAAATCTTCTAATTTCGTTTTTCCACCCTTGTGATTTTCATATTCAAAAGGTGCCGAAATCGTGTTATTCAATTTGCTTTTGGCCAAATTAGCTTCGTAATTTTTTTTGTAATATTTGACTACTGCATTATAATTATCGTCGATACTTTTCTTTTGAAGGCTAACAAATTCAGGATCCAATTTTTTGTCTTCTAAACGACTCAAATCATCGGCTTTTTTCTTGTCTAATCCTCCAAAAAAGTCAGCTTCAGGAGCTGTAAGTAAGCTTGCAATATCGCTTTTTGCCTCAAATAAAGCATTCTTGGCCAAAAAGTTGTTTTCAGGAGCTCCTTTGCCAGAGTAAACAATCGATTCGTCAAAAGTTTTAGTATCCAACTTCATCTTTAAATCGAAACCATTTTTGAGATACACTATGGTATATTCATTTCCGTCTGAAAAAAGGTATCTACCCGTTGCAACACTCAAAGTATCTTTGAAAGTCCCATTTTTGTTGACTTGGATTTTTTTGACCAATTTGTTTTGATCGTTGGTAAACGAAATATAATCCCCAAATCTATCGGCTATTTCTGCCTGAAAAGTCATATATTTTTTATTTTGAGCATTGATACAACCACTGATTATTATTGCAAATGCCAATAGGAAAAAATTTTTCATAATGTCTGTTTTTTAAAGTAGGTTCAAAACTACTTTTTTTTCGGAAAGTCCAATTTATGTTAACACTATTTTACCACGTATCAATTGGATTAGTCCAGTTCGAAAAGAAAAAAAGCAAAATACTTGCCTACTATTCTAGAATCGACCCACAAATCAAATAGTTTTATAATAATTTAGCAAAGCAGGAAAATCGAGCTTTTCAATTTTAATACATCAGCCCGCTGGCTACATTTTTTGATTGAACCTTGCAGCACGAAAGGTGATAAGACTAAACTATTTTTTGAATTGCTGCTTGATGAAAGTATCAAAATCAGGCAGGTTTTGGTTTTCATAAATTTCAATAAATTGTTTGAACTGCATGTAGCCGTACACATAAGGATTTTGCGAAGCTTGCTCATAATTTTTAGTGAAATACTCCTCAATAGTTGAACCTACGGGTATTGGGTTGGGTAATTTAGCCCACATTTTTTTGGCAGCTTCATAACATTGCTTTAATTCGGCCTCGCGATGCTGCTTTCTCCACCACAAAATGGCGATTGTATTGGCAAAATATTCCCCTTGATAGCCACCAATCGTTTCCCCTTGGAGCTGGTATTCAAACGCATGACCCAATTCGTGAGGCAAATAGAATCCGTTAAAAAACAACCCAAAAATGGCTTTTCCCTCGGCTTCACTACCTGCAATTTCATTAAAGAATTGCTTTTGTTCTGGAATTACTTGATCCCAAAACGGAATATTGGCAGCATCTTTGTAAAAATAAATAAGATACGGAGTGGTGTGCAAAACCGTTTTTATGTTAAAAGTGAAGTCTTTCTTAATGGATTTAATATCGGCAGTAAACGCTTTGGTTATCGCTTGTCCATCATTGACCAAAGAAATTGTATCACTGTAGGTTTTGAACCATATTTTTTCTTGGGCGACCCCAATTTGAGTTAAAACCAGCAAAAATAGAAGAATAGTTTTTTTCATTAGGTTGGATTTAAATTTTTAAAAAGTCAAATATAATTTATTTTTATCCAGCTCCTACATCCAAAAGTAATTTATAGAATATTTTAATGAAGTTGAGAGTTTTGGAGATTAAGTTGATTTTTGTTTTTACTTTTGCAGTCTAAAATTTAGATTATGTATAGAAGTCACAATTGTGGTGAGTTGAATGCCTCACATATCAATACCGAAGTTACACTTGCCGGCTGGGTTCAAAAAACGCGCGATAAAGGATTTATGAATTGGGTCGATTTACGCGATCGTTACGGGATAACCCAATTGATTTTTGACGAAAGTCGTACCGACAAAACTGTTTTTGAATTGGCAAAGACCTTGGGTCGTGAATTCGTAATTCAAGCCAAAGGAACCGTAATCGAACGCGAAGCCAAAAACGCCAATATGGCAACCGGCGATATCGAAATTTTAGTAACTGAACTAAATATACTGAATTCATCGATCACTCCACCTTTTACCATTGAAGACGAAACCGATGGAGGTGAAGACATTCGAATGAAATACCGCTACCTCGATATTCGTCGTAATCCTGTAAAAAACAATTTGCTTTTCCGCCATAAAGTAGCGATGGAAGTGCGAAAATATTTATCTGATTTGGATTTTTGTGAAGTAGAAACTCCCTATTTAATCAAGTCGACTCCCGAAGGCGCCAGAGATTTTGTCGTTCCGTCTCGAATGAACGAAGGACAATTCTATGCTTTGCCTCAGTCGCCACAAACCTTCAAACAATTGTTGATGGTGGGCGGAATGGATAAATATTTCCAAATCGTGAAATGTTTCCGCGACGAAGATTTGCGTGCCGATCGTCAGCCGGAATTCACACAAATCGATTGCGAAATGGCATTTGTAGAACAAGAAGACATTTTGAATGTTTTCGAAGGATTGACTCGTCATTTATTGAAAGAAATCAAAGGAATCGAAGTAGAAAAATTCCCGAGAATTACCTATGATTACGCAATGAAAATGTATGGGAATGACAAACCGGACATTCGTTTCGGAATGGAATTTTGCCCTTTAACTCCCGAAGGGGGACCATTTGAACCGAAAGGTTTTCCTGTTTTTGACGATTCAGAAATAGTGTTGGCCATAAATGTTGAAAATTGCGCTCATTACACTCGTAAACAATTGGATGAGTTGACCGATTGGGTCAAACGCCCTCAAATTGGAGCAAAAGGTTTGATTTATGTTCGATACAATGAAGATGGAACTCTAAAATCGTCCGTTGATAAATTTTTTAACGAAGAAGTCTTGAAAAATTGGGCTGAAAAATGCAATTCAAAACCTGGCGATTTACTACTAATTCTTTCTGGTCCTACAGACAAAACCAGAACGCAACTTTCTGCCCTTAGAATGGAATTAGCCAATCGTTTAGGATTACGAAAACCGAATGAATTTGCCCCACTTTGGGTGGTTGATTTTCCGCTATTAGAATTAGACGAAGAAAGTGGTCGTTATCACGCGATGCATCACCCTTTTACATCGCCCAAACCTGAAGATATGCAATTATTAGAAACCAATCCTGGGAAAGTGCGTGCCAATGCTTATGATATGGTTTTGAACGGAAACGAAATTGGCGGCGGTTCGATTCGTATCCACGATAAAGCTACGCAACAATTGATGTTCAAATATCTAGGATTCACCCCCAAACAAGCTGAAGATCAATTTGGGTTCTTGATGAATGCTTTTCAATATGGAGCACCACCACACGGCGGATTGGCTTTCGGATTGGACCGATTGGTGTCAATTCTTGGCGGACAAGAAACCATCCGTGATTTTATTGCTTTTCCAAAAAATAATTCGGGACGAGATGTGATGATTGATGCTCCATCGGTGATTGATGACTTACAATTGAAAGAATTAAAGATTAAACTCGATAATTAACCGTTCGTCGATAATATTTGCATGAAATCGTTGAATATCAAATATTTTAATAAAATCTTTGCAATATTATATTTCGTATTATATTAAATATTACATTTGCCACATTATAAATTATTATTACTATTACAATGCGTACAGGTACAGTTAAATTTTTCAATGAATCTAAAGGATACGGATTCATTACAGACGAAGAAACAGGAAAAGACATCTTCGTTCATGCTTCAGGAATCAGCGCGGAAGAACTTCGCGAAGGAGACAGAGTAAGTTATGAAGAAGAAGAAGGAAGAAAAGGAAAAGTTGCTGCGAAAGTAGCAGTTATCTAAGCATAAAAATTCATTTTTATTGCCTACGAATGTTTAGAGCGTCCCGTTAAATCGGGACGCTTTTTTGTTTTTCAGTACTACTTTTTACTTAAATCAGACTAAACAATGTATAATTATACGTTAATTGTGTTTTATTTCTATTTAAAATCCATTTTTTAGTTTGTGTTATAATGTCTTGAAACTTATCTTTGCAACGATATTTTTACTAAACCACCAATCATTATGCAAACAAGTCAAATCGATTATTTACCCATTCTCATGCAAATGCTTTTGGCAGTTGGATTTGTTGTGGGAATAATTATAATTTCTGGAAAATTAGGCCCTAGACGAACCTCTGAAATCAAAGATGAAAACTTTGAGTGCGGTATCAAATCTATAGGTAATGCCCGAATCCCTTTCTCTGTAAAATTTTTCGTGGTGGCCATTCTCTTTGTGCTTTTCGACATTGAAGTCGTTTTCCTTTATCCTTGGGCGGTAAATTTCAAGGACTTAGGACTAGACGGAATGGTAAAAATGGTCATCTTTATGACTTTGCTTTTGATAGGATTTTTCTATATCATCAAAAAGAAAGCGCTGGACTGGGAGTAAAAGCCCCCTAATCCCAAAGGGGAATTAAAATAAAAAATTTGAGGAATTACCAGATTTTGGATTTTTCAAATTAATAAAATGATTGTAAAATGATTTTACTTTTAATATTCACAAAAATCTAAAATCTAAAATTAAGATGAGCGATTCAAATATAAAAATGGTTGCCCCGCCTGAAGGAGTTTCAGGAGAAGGCTTTTTTGCAACAACTTTAAACGATGTTGTAGGATTAGCAAGAGCTAATTCGCTTTGGCCATTGCCTTTTGCTACATCTTGTTGCGGAATTGAATTTATGGCTACAATGGCCTCTCATTATGATTTGGCACGTTTTGGTTCCGAGCGCGTGAGTTTTTCACCTCGACAAGCCGATATGTTGCTGGTGATGGGAACTATTTCTAAAAAAATGGGACCTATTTTGCGTCAGGTTTACGAACAAATGGCTGAACCAAGATGGGTAATTGCTGTTGGCGCCTGCGCCTCTTCAGGAGGTGTTTTCGATACTTATTCTGTTTTACAAGGAATTGACAAAGTGATCCCTGTAGATGTATACGTACCGGGTTGTCCGCCAAGACCAGAACAAATAGTAGATGGTGTAATGCGATTACAAGATTTGGTAAAAAGCGAATCGGTTCGAAGAAGAAGTTCGCCTGAATATCAAGAATTATTGCAATCTTATAATATAAAATAAGAACATGAGCCTAGAAACCACAGCAATTCAAGACAAATTAGTAGAAACATTTGGCGAAAATGTTTTTCATTTCAATCAAGAAAAAGATGTTTTCTCGTTTGAAGTTACCGCTGATAAAATCACAGCCATTGTACTTTTTTTGAAAAATGATTCAGAATTACGTTTTCATTTCCTGACCGATATCTGCGGAGTTCATTATCCAGATAACCCTTTAGACAGAGAGTTTGCCGTTGTTTATCATATGCACAATTGGTATGAAAACAAACGTATTAAAATCAAGGCTTTTATTAATGGTTCGAGGCCAGAAATAAAAACATTAACCACCATATTTCCGGGAGCCAATTGGATGGAAAGAGAAACTTGGGATTTTTATGGAATCAATTTCATAGGGCATCCTAATCTGAAACGTATTTTGAATATGGATGAAATGGTTTCTCACCCCATGCGCAAAGAATTCCCGATGGAAGATGGCGGTAGAACAGACAAAGACGATAGATTCTTTGGAAGAACACAATCAAATAGATAGAAAAAAATCATATAATTTTTCACATTCCATAAATGTCAGAACTATTATTACCACCGGAGCATCGATATGCTAAAATAATGAAAGAGCGCCATAACGAAGACGGAAGCGAGCTTTCAATCCTGAATTTGGGGCCTACTCACCCAGCGACGCACGGTATTTTTCAAAACATCTTGTTGATGGATGGAGAAAAAATCGTGGAAGCCGAACCCACTATTGGATACATTCATCGCGCTTTTGAAAAAATTGCCGAAAACCGTCCTTTTTATCAAATCACTCCGCTTACCGATAGAATGAATTATTGTTCTTCTCCTATTAACAATATGGGATGGTGGATGACCGTAGAAAAATTATTGGATATAGAAATCCCCAAAAGAGTCCAATATTTAAGGGTTATCGTGATGGAATTGGCGAGAATTTCAGACCATTTAATCTGTAATTCCATTCTTGGCGTAGATACCGGTGCTTATACTGGCTTTTTGTATGTTTTCCAATTTAGAGAAAAAATCTACGAAATCTACGAAGAAATTTGTGGGGCTCGTTTGACAACCAATATGGGAAGAATGGGCGGTTTCGA is part of the Flavobacterium nackdongense genome and encodes:
- a CDS encoding efflux RND transporter permease subunit, with protein sequence MHSINHKKFGISNWAVDNRVTVYIITALIVITGVYAYITMPREDFPEIIENKVYISSVFPGNSAEDVEKLVIKPLEKEIKNISGVTKVTSSSFQDYGMIIAEFDDDVSIDAAKVKVKDKVDNAKAETDWPNLDNGSKVEPNVFELNISEEVPILNINLQGNYTTQQLKKYGELIQDDLEEISEVKQVDILGVDDKEVEIAVDIFKMTAAQVTFDEIQNAVKYENMTLSGGNLVSQGSRNNIRIVGEIKDPKELENIIVKSYGGTVYLKDIAVVSFKEKEKTTYAREKGTEVVMLSVKKRSGQNMISAIEQVKERIEKAQGTYLPKNLKIEMTNDQSSRVEHQVDELSNHIIFGIILVMIVLMFTMGLRNSLFVGAAIPLSMMIAFAILSALGLTLNTMVLFGLVMGLGMLVDDGIVVVDNVFANMKKGMDRVTASKVGIGEIAWPVISSTATTLMAFLPFALWPGTMGKFMKYFPMTLTVTLTASLFVAMVVNAAMTGGSMDTEDRNISKKSLKFYTILFLAFGIFLAFIGSKYTYDSKFLRGIGHLLLMATGLMWLYFLKLYQWTQDFQHSFFPRMEEKYKVFLAKILTKRNSWIALVSIIGMLFFSFILLGVFPRKVLFFPDNIPNQVIAYIEYPQGTSIEKTNKATLFVEKQVISILEKYVDPKTDKNFLAESIVSQVGIGAGNPNVDAGSAAETPFKGKVTVSFSEFKFRQGINTADILEEIRAKVKGIAGATITVEKDANGPPAGYPISIELKGSDYELMLKEADKMIAFVNSKNIPGIEKLSIDVNRDSPELQVKVDRANAGSMGVSTGQLGFALRRSVYGQEISTYKEGDDDYNIVMRMQDDQRKNENILFNQSLTFRNQNNGQIQQIPISAISQTEKTKTYNQIKRKNQKRIMTIYSNVLTGFNGDEITKQIQSELQHYELPADVSYSFSGVQEEQGKNQSFLMYALFLALAGITLIIVLQFNSVSKTVVILFTVILSFSGVFYGYVIAGMDFVILMTMMGIISLAGIVVKNGIVLMDFFVLLLDKKVTDKKLKSHDDLNLEEIKEVIIESGKSRLRPVLLTALTAVLGLIPLAIGLNFDFFTLITDFNPHFFIGGDNVIFWGPLAWTIIFGLTYATVLTLIMVPVMFYLVKRTKYWLRDRRLARVTAE
- a CDS encoding adenylyltransferase/cytidyltransferase family protein; this translates as MNKKVFVSGCYDMLHSGHIAFFEEAAQHGDLYVGIGSDKTINELKARKTINPDSERLYMVNSLKVVKEAWINRGSGLLDFLEELHTLKPDIFFVNTDGHTPQKEALCKEMNIEYVVSKRIPHGNLPARSTTALRQECRIPYRIDIAGGWLDQPYVSKYASGSVITICVEPDFEFNDRSGMSTSSRKKAIELWHTDIPDGDKEKLAKTLFCFENPPGTKYVSGSQDALGITMPGLNKYLYEGTYWPSDIQTLMVPDLLEWIEQRIWMIPLYPREMDYDVLANTQIDEKGAQWLSKATDACWKALQQQDAQAVGKAMTQSFEAQISMFPNMVTPDILAQIDVYKKDILGWKVSGAGGGGYLIFFSENPIGNAIQIRIRR
- a CDS encoding aldo/keto reductase, translated to MPTVTLNNGIKMPRLGFGTNTLVDAVGVRSVSEAISVGYRLIDTAHIYGNEAAVGEGIRLSGIDRKKLFVTSKLWVDFAGYEKTKKAFETSIKKLGVDYLDLYLIHRPRGDVKGSWQAMEELVAAGKIRAIGVSNFDPEQLKELMSYAKIVPAINQIETNVFLQESILYPFLKGSATQMEAWSPLAAGRSGIFSNPTLAAIGKKYEKSIAQVCLRWHYQRGVIAIPRSSQKAHMIENLNIFDFELTASDMQTIASMDINTTQFPEWK
- a CDS encoding TlpA family protein disulfide reductase, translating into MKNFFLLAFAIIISGCINAQNKKYMTFQAEIADRFGDYISFTNDQNKLVKKIQVNKNGTFKDTLSVATGRYLFSDGNEYTIVYLKNGFDLKMKLDTKTFDESIVYSGKGAPENNFLAKNALFEAKSDIASLLTAPEADFFGGLDKKKADDLSRLEDKKLDPEFVSLQKKSIDDNYNAVVKYYKKNYEANLAKSKLNNTISAPFEYENHKGGKTKLEDLKGKYVYIDVWATWCGPCRAEIPSLKKVEEKYHGKNIEFVSISVDVDKDHEKWKTFVSEKQLGGIQLFADKNWNSDFMKSFGINSIPRFILIDPAGKVVKSDAPRPSSAELIKQLDSLLN
- the aspS gene encoding aspartate--tRNA ligase, whose amino-acid sequence is MYRSHNCGELNASHINTEVTLAGWVQKTRDKGFMNWVDLRDRYGITQLIFDESRTDKTVFELAKTLGREFVIQAKGTVIEREAKNANMATGDIEILVTELNILNSSITPPFTIEDETDGGEDIRMKYRYLDIRRNPVKNNLLFRHKVAMEVRKYLSDLDFCEVETPYLIKSTPEGARDFVVPSRMNEGQFYALPQSPQTFKQLLMVGGMDKYFQIVKCFRDEDLRADRQPEFTQIDCEMAFVEQEDILNVFEGLTRHLLKEIKGIEVEKFPRITYDYAMKMYGNDKPDIRFGMEFCPLTPEGGPFEPKGFPVFDDSEIVLAINVENCAHYTRKQLDELTDWVKRPQIGAKGLIYVRYNEDGTLKSSVDKFFNEEVLKNWAEKCNSKPGDLLLILSGPTDKTRTQLSALRMELANRLGLRKPNEFAPLWVVDFPLLELDEESGRYHAMHHPFTSPKPEDMQLLETNPGKVRANAYDMVLNGNEIGGGSIRIHDKATQQLMFKYLGFTPKQAEDQFGFLMNAFQYGAPPHGGLAFGLDRLVSILGGQETIRDFIAFPKNNSGRDVMIDAPSVIDDLQLKELKIKLDN
- a CDS encoding cold-shock protein, with amino-acid sequence MRTGTVKFFNESKGYGFITDEETGKDIFVHASGISAEELREGDRVSYEEEEGRKGKVAAKVAVI
- a CDS encoding NADH-quinone oxidoreductase subunit A; the protein is MQTSQIDYLPILMQMLLAVGFVVGIIIISGKLGPRRTSEIKDENFECGIKSIGNARIPFSVKFFVVAILFVLFDIEVVFLYPWAVNFKDLGLDGMVKMVIFMTLLLIGFFYIIKKKALDWE